One Streptomyces umbrinus genomic window, ACACCCCCTTGCACAGGGCGCGTTGAGTAAACACAAAGACCAAAAGTCAACCGTTGCAGCTGAAATTCACTGGGTCGAGTGAACTAGATCTTGTGGACGGCGCGGCGTGGATGGTTCCGCTGCGGGCGGGGAAGCTACCGAGATCGAATACGCCCTCCCCTGCAGAGGTGGAGACGACATGTCGCCGGAATCCCAAGACCAGGCCCCCGGGCTGCCCGAGTGCGGCACCGCGGAGTCCGAAGTCCCCACGGCGAGTCCGTACGCCCACAGCTATCCGAGCGGCGGGTTCACCGTCGTCGAGGTGCTGGGCGAGATCGACATGGCGACGGCCGACGCCCTGGCCGAGCACTTGGACGCGGTGACCGCGGGCCCCGCGCCCCAGGTCCTGGTCGACCTCCGCCAGGTCGCCTTCTTCGACTGCTCCGGGCTGCGCGTGCTGTGCCGGGCCGACCGCC contains:
- a CDS encoding STAS domain-containing protein, whose amino-acid sequence is MSPESQDQAPGLPECGTAESEVPTASPYAHSYPSGGFTVVEVLGEIDMATADALAEHLDAVTAGPAPQVLVDLRQVAFFDCSGLRVLCRADRRAKERGGSLRLVSDQPRIHRLLRASGLLSRFPPLPALPPPSRPGNAPPPLPPR